One Brachyspira pilosicoli P43/6/78 genomic window carries:
- a CDS encoding penicillin-binding protein — protein MLTQKLYVLTIKERKSTQVLDDLYRPRGTIYDSKMRPLTINIPAYTIYIDTHSVAELDGKEGVNVNEGYDEILRLLGITKERFAELLKNKRRTIRLAQNISLDVYNKIKEVKNKYNIKSIYGDESYKRFYPYGDIFAHVIGYMNKSETEGYAGLEATYQNVLSSVNGQSKDLVLTLDRDIQTIVRNEVLKTVAEKSPQSVTFIVSDVNTGSIIANYSYPSFDPNNPFIYVNNERLDRSIMSTIYPGSTMKIFVELAALEEGVVNSDELFYCNGYYDYSKQTRIHCDYPHGKIAFNDILKYSCNYAVVTVAERVDKKFLYEYLKRFGFGDATDVMGKYKNEWTGIYHDLKDWHRFSRGYLAIGYDLSVTPMQIASSYLPLLNGGYKVQMHVVDSIYDGKNKLILTNNLKKERIIDEQYSQIARLLLRKGVESGSTGSRANLLNIDVVGKTGTAITEVYRAGSADRAEKYYQSIFIGGFPLEDPKVSILVLLDDPKGSGGLAAGRVAAPLFAQVANQIIPYLGLVDGEIHTINTNEFLSLIPKDNIIYTNNIMPNIYGLSLRDALNNISYIVSNNNAKIVVQGEGYIYDYSPEAGSTISNEEIIRLNLKAPNRDTNK, from the coding sequence ATGCTTACTCAAAAGCTCTATGTACTAACTATCAAAGAAAGAAAATCAACTCAAGTACTAGATGACCTATATAGACCAAGAGGAACTATTTATGACTCTAAAATGCGTCCTCTTACAATCAATATACCAGCTTACACTATATATATAGATACTCACTCTGTAGCAGAACTAGATGGTAAAGAAGGCGTTAATGTAAATGAAGGATATGATGAGATATTAAGATTACTAGGAATTACAAAAGAAAGATTTGCTGAACTATTAAAAAACAAAAGAAGAACCATAAGATTAGCACAAAATATAAGCTTAGATGTTTACAATAAAATAAAAGAAGTAAAAAACAAGTATAATATAAAAAGTATTTATGGAGATGAAAGCTATAAAAGATTTTATCCATATGGTGATATATTTGCCCATGTTATAGGATATATGAACAAATCTGAGACAGAAGGTTATGCAGGATTAGAAGCTACTTATCAAAATGTATTATCATCTGTAAATGGACAATCAAAGGATTTAGTATTAACTCTTGACAGAGATATACAAACTATAGTAAGAAATGAAGTATTAAAAACTGTAGCAGAAAAGTCCCCTCAATCTGTTACTTTTATAGTATCTGATGTAAATACTGGTTCTATTATAGCAAATTATTCATACCCCTCTTTTGACCCTAACAACCCTTTTATATATGTGAATAATGAAAGATTAGATAGAAGTATAATGAGCACTATTTATCCAGGCTCTACAATGAAAATATTTGTAGAACTTGCTGCTTTAGAAGAGGGAGTTGTTAATAGCGATGAACTTTTTTATTGTAATGGTTATTATGATTATAGTAAACAAACACGCATACACTGTGATTATCCACATGGAAAAATAGCTTTTAATGATATATTGAAATATAGCTGCAATTATGCTGTTGTTACTGTTGCTGAGAGAGTTGATAAAAAATTCCTATATGAATATTTAAAAAGATTTGGGTTCGGCGATGCTACAGATGTAATGGGTAAATATAAAAATGAATGGACTGGAATATATCATGATTTAAAAGATTGGCACAGATTTTCTCGCGGTTATTTAGCAATAGGTTATGATTTGAGTGTAACACCTATGCAGATAGCTTCTTCGTATTTGCCTCTTTTAAACGGCGGATATAAAGTTCAAATGCATGTTGTAGATTCTATTTATGACGGCAAAAACAAATTAATATTAACAAACAACCTAAAAAAAGAAAGAATAATAGATGAGCAGTATTCACAAATAGCAAGACTTTTGCTTAGAAAAGGTGTTGAATCTGGTTCTACAGGAAGCAGGGCTAATTTGCTTAATATAGATGTTGTTGGTAAAACAGGTACTGCTATCACTGAAGTATATAGAGCTGGTTCTGCAGATAGAGCTGAAAAATATTATCAATCTATATTTATAGGCGGATTTCCTTTGGAAGACCCTAAGGTTTCTATATTAGTTTTATTAGATGACCCTAAAGGTTCTGGAGGCTTAGCTGCTGGAAGAGTGGCTGCTCCGCTTTTTGCTCAGGTTGCTAATCAGATTATTCCGTATTTAGGACTTGTTGACGGAGAAATACACACTATAAACACTAATGAATTTTTATCTTTAATACCAAAAGATAACATTATTTATACTAATAATATTATGCCTAATATATATGGTCTTTCATTAAGAGATGCTTTAAATAATATATCTTATATAGTTTCTAATAATAATGCTAAAATAGTTGTTCAGGGGGAAGGATATATTTATGATTATAGCCCAGAAGCCGGAAGTACAATATCGAATGAAGAGATAATACGCCTCAACCTTAAAGCTCCTAATAGAGACACTAATAAATAA
- a CDS encoding carbohydrate kinase family protein, which translates to MFNVLTFGELLYDVYNDVSVIGGAPFNYSIQLSRLLNNDDKLKFITSLGNDELANNAMDFIKKENIDSSLIQINNNYNTGKATVFLNEKKVPDYIIHENAAWDNIEYNEKIENALKEKYDLFYFNILSQRNECSYNTIKKIYNNINSKYKICDVTFRKTYYTKEKIKEALEFINILKINDDELYTIKNIFYPSLENDNEKLLKAINKDFNIEYIFLTLGAEGASVLYEGEYIFRASNKVKVVDTVGAGDSFAAALSYAILNNLDIRKVLDFASTVSEQMVQLKGGTAKYNTLEVKKLFNI; encoded by the coding sequence ATGTTTAATGTACTTACATTTGGAGAACTTTTATATGATGTGTATAACGATGTATCTGTTATAGGAGGAGCACCTTTTAATTATTCAATTCAGTTATCTAGACTTTTGAATAATGATGACAAATTAAAGTTTATAACATCATTAGGTAATGATGAATTAGCTAATAATGCTATGGATTTTATAAAAAAAGAAAATATTGATTCTTCTCTAATACAAATAAACAATAATTATAATACAGGAAAAGCAACTGTATTTCTTAATGAAAAAAAAGTTCCTGATTACATCATTCATGAAAATGCTGCTTGGGATAATATAGAATATAATGAAAAGATAGAAAATGCATTAAAAGAAAAATATGATTTATTTTATTTCAATATTCTATCTCAAAGAAATGAATGTTCATATAATACTATAAAGAAAATATATAATAATATTAATTCTAAATACAAAATATGCGATGTAACTTTTAGAAAAACTTATTATACAAAAGAAAAGATAAAAGAAGCATTAGAGTTTATTAATATATTAAAAATAAATGATGATGAACTTTATACTATAAAAAACATATTCTATCCGTCATTAGAAAATGATAATGAAAAGCTTTTAAAAGCAATAAACAAAGATTTCAATATTGAATATATATTTTTAACACTTGGTGCCGAGGGAGCTTCTGTACTTTATGAGGGTGAATATATATTTAGAGCATCAAATAAAGTAAAAGTAGTTGATACTGTTGGAGCTGGCGATTCGTTTGCTGCTGCTTTAAGCTACGCTATTTTAAATAATTTAGATATAAGAAAGGTACTTGATTTTGCCTCAACTGTTTCTGAACAAATGGTGCAGTTAAAGGGAGGCACTGCAAAATATAATACTCTAGAAGTAAAAAAATTATTTAATATTTAA
- a CDS encoding tetratricopeptide repeat protein → MKKYVIILLFIVSLIVYSKPSDKIKFDETELTPLEKEFFTKIDNGDTNDIELYYDGFIIASGITDEDEFKFYREKLDDIRKMAKDELSQYVDEGAYDFGNRLLLWIYDKGILKKYFETSTLFQDMISKGEYNCLSSSILYYLLYSEFGYEVKGVLTSSHAFCTVYTEKGPIDVETTVAKGFNPGTKEIRNTGTSTIVTFVPKQNYNNRNDADILTLIATLYPNSISLRKIENDLDKQLTMAKKAYYLSPYTEMYNENLVNAYNRAALDALKTKDYEKSYTYLKEAYEFNPNNTMTKKNTEHYYNTIGAGYLNKKDFPSAINIYKQGIEDLGENTTVLKRNLKVSYYNYAVTEYNSKRYNNANTILEEALKIFPKDADFTRLLRSIPK, encoded by the coding sequence ATGAAAAAATATGTAATAATATTATTGTTTATTGTTTCTCTAATAGTATATTCTAAGCCTTCAGATAAGATAAAATTTGATGAAACCGAATTAACACCATTAGAAAAAGAGTTCTTTACAAAAATAGATAATGGCGATACAAATGATATAGAGTTATATTATGACGGTTTTATTATAGCTTCTGGAATCACAGATGAAGATGAGTTTAAGTTTTATAGAGAGAAATTAGATGATATTAGAAAGATGGCAAAAGATGAGCTTTCTCAGTACGTAGATGAGGGGGCTTATGATTTTGGAAATAGACTTTTGCTATGGATATATGATAAAGGAATATTAAAAAAATATTTTGAAACTTCTACTTTATTTCAGGATATGATTTCTAAAGGAGAATATAATTGTTTAAGTTCTTCTATACTTTATTATCTTCTTTATAGCGAGTTTGGTTATGAGGTTAAAGGAGTATTAACTTCTAGTCATGCTTTTTGTACCGTTTATACAGAGAAAGGTCCTATTGATGTAGAAACTACTGTAGCAAAAGGCTTTAATCCTGGTACTAAAGAAATAAGAAATACAGGAACTTCTACTATAGTTACTTTTGTGCCTAAACAAAATTATAATAATAGAAATGATGCTGATATTCTCACTTTAATAGCAACATTATATCCTAATTCTATTTCATTAAGAAAAATTGAAAATGATTTGGATAAGCAATTAACTATGGCTAAAAAGGCTTATTATTTATCTCCATATACTGAGATGTATAATGAAAACTTAGTTAATGCTTATAATAGAGCAGCATTAGATGCTTTAAAAACTAAAGATTATGAAAAGTCATACACATATCTTAAAGAAGCATATGAGTTTAACCCTAACAATACTATGACTAAAAAAAATACAGAGCATTATTATAACACTATAGGTGCTGGTTATTTAAATAAAAAAGATTTCCCTTCTGCTATAAATATATATAAACAAGGCATAGAAGACTTGGGAGAAAATACTACTGTTTTAAAAAGAAATCTTAAAGTATCATATTATAATTATGCTGTTACTGAGTATAATAGCAAAAGATATAATAATGCTAATACTATATTAGAAGAAGCTTTAAAAATATTTCCTAAGGACGCTGATTTTACAAGACTTCTTAGGTCTATACCTAAATAA
- a CDS encoding bifunctional nuclease family protein, which produces MVEAKILNLAITDKYFVVMLKPENTEKVIPISIATLEAQSIMTSLIGYKKERPLTHDLINKIFNTCNIKLVNVIIDNIHMDTYFAKLVIEYDKNNVFIDSRPSDAIALALEFKCPIYVEEHVIEKAGIILENGEEASAVPFVYQRFDNEEEVSESEENNAVNNNNNNVKTKEEIQRLLDQAIKEERYEDAAKYRDELDKLN; this is translated from the coding sequence GTGGTTGAAGCAAAAATACTTAATTTGGCTATAACAGATAAATATTTCGTTGTAATGTTAAAGCCAGAAAATACTGAAAAAGTTATTCCTATATCTATAGCTACCTTAGAAGCTCAATCTATTATGACTAGTCTTATAGGCTATAAAAAAGAAAGACCTCTAACTCATGACCTTATTAATAAAATATTTAATACTTGTAATATCAAATTAGTTAATGTAATTATAGACAATATACATATGGATACTTATTTTGCTAAACTTGTTATTGAATATGATAAGAACAATGTTTTTATAGATTCCAGACCTTCTGATGCTATAGCATTAGCTTTAGAGTTTAAATGTCCTATTTATGTAGAAGAGCATGTTATAGAAAAAGCTGGCATTATACTTGAAAATGGCGAAGAGGCTTCTGCTGTTCCTTTTGTGTATCAGAGATTTGATAATGAGGAAGAGGTTTCTGAGTCAGAAGAAAATAATGCTGTAAATAATAATAATAATAATGTCAAAACTAAAGAAGAGATACAGAGATTGTTGGATCAGGCTATAAAAGAAGAAAGATATGAAGATGCTGCTAAATATAGAGATGAATTAGACAAACTTAATTAA
- a CDS encoding biotin--[acetyl-CoA-carboxylase] ligase translates to MEVNIFLENLKTKIYGRNLKIFESLESTNTKMIEDLNNGIKLEEGSVYIALKQTAGKGTHGNKWVSNNDLGLWFSVLVYTPFKKEALSFLPGIALSKCLREKYNVNAHVKWPNDVLVKNRKISGTLIQVTPIENRNACIIGTGVNLYHTKEDFPSDIEHKATSFYMETNLKVELSEFYKELITCFEEVYTSEKKLSEYFREYSNMIGRVIKAKKDDEEITALVKDITEEGYLIVEVNKKEETWISRASLDIDTNY, encoded by the coding sequence ATGGAAGTTAACATATTTTTAGAAAATTTAAAAACAAAAATATATGGAAGAAACTTAAAAATATTTGAATCTTTAGAAAGTACAAATACTAAAATGATAGAAGATTTAAATAATGGTATTAAGTTAGAAGAGGGCAGTGTATACATTGCTTTAAAACAAACAGCTGGAAAAGGTACGCATGGAAATAAATGGGTATCTAATAATGATTTAGGTTTATGGTTTAGTGTATTAGTATATACTCCGTTTAAAAAAGAGGCATTAAGTTTTCTTCCTGGCATTGCTTTAAGTAAATGCTTAAGAGAAAAATATAATGTAAATGCTCATGTAAAATGGCCTAATGATGTTTTGGTAAAAAATAGAAAAATATCAGGAACACTTATTCAGGTTACTCCTATAGAAAATAGAAATGCCTGCATAATTGGAACGGGTGTTAATTTATACCATACAAAAGAGGATTTTCCGTCAGATATAGAGCATAAGGCAACTTCTTTTTATATGGAAACTAATTTAAAAGTAGAATTATCTGAGTTTTATAAAGAACTTATTACATGCTTTGAGGAAGTATATACAAGCGAAAAAAAATTATCAGAATATTTTAGAGAATACAGCAATATGATAGGCAGAGTTATAAAGGCAAAAAAAGATGATGAGGAAATTACTGCCTTAGTTAAAGATATTACTGAAGAAGGATACTTAATAGTTGAAGTTAATAAAAAAGAAGAAACTTGGATATCAAGAGCTTCTTTGGATATAGATACTAATTATTAA
- a CDS encoding chemotaxis protein CheW: MSSATSNQILVFKINNELYGMDILKVQEILSFMAPTPIPNSPEYFKGIINLRGTIILVIDLRSRFHFDKPMDPENCVIVVVAIGNKKYGLVVDSVSDVLTINNENIQSEIDIHSGIDSRYINGLVKANEQMIILVDIDKVFLENELDSLTNKVNNSIVQ, translated from the coding sequence ATGAGCAGCGCTACATCAAATCAAATACTTGTATTTAAAATAAATAATGAATTATATGGTATGGATATTCTTAAAGTTCAAGAGATTTTAAGTTTTATGGCTCCTACTCCAATACCTAACTCTCCTGAATATTTTAAAGGAATTATAAATTTAAGAGGTACTATCATATTAGTAATAGATTTAAGATCTAGATTTCATTTTGATAAACCAATGGACCCAGAAAATTGCGTAATAGTTGTAGTTGCTATAGGAAATAAAAAATATGGACTCGTAGTTGATTCCGTTTCTGATGTACTTACTATCAATAATGAAAATATACAATCTGAAATAGATATACACTCTGGAATAGACAGCAGATACATCAATGGTCTAGTAAAAGCTAATGAACAGATGATTATATTAGTGGATATAGATAAAGTATTTTTGGAAAATGAACTTGATAGTTTGACAAATAAAGTAAATAATTCAATAGTGCAGTAA
- the rbfA gene encoding 30S ribosome-binding factor RbfA — protein MSSHRILRVNENIKQILSTILLREIEDPRIKNNLVTITRIDTAKDLKEAKVYFVCLDPSKQNEVLNGLNSAKGVIFSYLRKQLTIRYVPNLTFYYDKTLMETNKVLSEIRSLDIKEDSQEEE, from the coding sequence ATGTCATCACACAGAATACTTAGAGTTAATGAAAATATAAAACAAATACTATCAACTATTCTTTTAAGAGAGATAGAAGACCCTCGTATAAAAAACAACTTGGTTACTATAACTCGTATTGATACAGCAAAAGACTTGAAAGAGGCTAAAGTATATTTTGTATGTTTAGACCCTAGTAAACAAAATGAGGTATTAAACGGGCTTAATAGTGCTAAGGGAGTTATATTCTCTTATTTAAGAAAACAGCTTACTATAAGATATGTTCCTAATCTTACTTTCTATTATGATAAAACATTAATGGAAACCAATAAAGTATTAAGCGAAATAAGAAGCTTAGACATAAAAGAAGATAGTCAAGAAGAAGAATAA
- the rnhA gene encoding ribonuclease HI: MQKDNIIIYTDGGCRGNPGIGAWGAILLSEKHNLRLEIGESEEHTTNNKMEMQAAIKALERLKHSHNIKLYSDSAYLVNGMNSWIYSWQKNNWIKSDKKPVENKDYWLKLIELSKKHSIEFIKVKGHSSNKENNRADEIVNILMDEHIKNGSISEFYNKTDIN, from the coding sequence ATGCAAAAAGACAATATCATAATCTACACAGACGGCGGCTGCAGAGGAAACCCAGGTATAGGAGCTTGGGGAGCTATATTACTTAGTGAGAAACATAATTTAAGGCTAGAAATAGGCGAAAGCGAAGAGCATACAACAAACAATAAAATGGAGATGCAGGCTGCAATTAAGGCTCTTGAAAGACTTAAACATTCTCATAATATAAAATTATATAGTGATAGTGCTTATTTAGTTAATGGAATGAATAGCTGGATTTATTCTTGGCAAAAAAATAATTGGATTAAAAGTGATAAAAAGCCTGTTGAAAATAAAGACTATTGGCTAAAATTAATAGAACTATCAAAAAAACATAGTATTGAGTTTATAAAAGTGAAAGGACACTCATCAAACAAAGAAAACAACCGTGCCGATGAGATAGTAAATATATTGATGGACGAACATATAAAAAACGGCAGTATATCTGAGTTTTACAACAAAACTGATATAAACTAA
- a CDS encoding tetratricopeptide repeat protein produces MQTRVYKAGSIVYFAGDNSDRVYILKQGQAQSIFLSEETGHETRELINVGEFFGVKSILGTYPQEDTVQCLTDCVIIILTYSEFESLVSKNKPIIIKMLKVFSNQLRRINRKVGILVENTIDEEGPSPLEGLYNIGEFYFKAKKYKNALYAYKRYIQSADEDSVFYHTVEQRIKECKGLLNITDDSNIAPLEDSTTEEPTIITKPSTSIENSSINNKDYDRALEFYERGDYVNAIKSFNALIKNEDKDVAENSIFYMGKAYYYINKYDNASKVLLSAIKTYPKSKNVKEAILYLGKSFASIGDKNKAKAYYQKVMSIPPMDSLSQEANDSIQKLN; encoded by the coding sequence ATGCAAACAAGAGTATATAAAGCAGGGTCTATAGTATATTTTGCTGGAGATAATTCTGATAGAGTTTATATTCTAAAACAGGGTCAAGCCCAGAGTATATTTTTATCAGAAGAGACAGGGCATGAAACTAGAGAATTAATAAATGTAGGTGAGTTTTTTGGCGTAAAAAGTATACTAGGTACTTATCCTCAAGAAGATACTGTTCAATGTTTAACGGATTGCGTTATTATTATTTTAACATATAGCGAATTTGAAAGTTTAGTTTCAAAAAATAAGCCAATAATCATAAAAATGCTTAAAGTATTTTCAAATCAATTAAGAAGAATAAACAGAAAAGTAGGAATATTAGTAGAAAACACAATAGATGAAGAAGGTCCTTCACCATTAGAGGGATTATATAATATTGGTGAGTTTTATTTCAAAGCTAAAAAATATAAAAATGCACTATATGCCTATAAAAGATATATACAATCTGCTGATGAGGATTCTGTATTTTATCATACTGTAGAGCAAAGAATAAAAGAATGTAAAGGCTTATTAAATATAACAGATGATAGTAATATAGCTCCATTAGAAGACAGCACAACAGAAGAACCAACTATAATAACTAAGCCAAGCACATCTATAGAAAATAGTTCTATTAACAATAAAGATTATGATAGAGCTTTAGAGTTTTATGAGAGAGGCGATTATGTGAACGCTATAAAATCATTTAATGCTCTTATAAAAAATGAAGATAAAGATGTGGCTGAAAACTCTATATTTTATATGGGGAAAGCTTATTATTATATTAATAAATATGATAATGCTTCTAAGGTTTTATTATCAGCAATAAAAACATATCCAAAATCAAAAAATGTAAAAGAGGCAATATTATATTTAGGTAAAAGCTTTGCTAGTATTGGGGATAAAAATAAGGCAAAAGCATATTATCAAAAAGTTATGTCTATACCTCCAATGGATAGTTTATCACAAGAGGCTAATGACAGTATACAAAAACTTAATTAA
- a CDS encoding Crp/Fnr family transcriptional regulator has product MDNIYSHTKKYEADDIIFLEYETGNKFYMVQSGSVKITKVIKDVEKLLDIVYPGDFFGEMAILEGTTRSASAIANEPTTLLELTKENFQTILGNNTAMALKLSKMLAKRIFDAKRRLLILQLPETDLRVYDCLLLLAELQNIPRDHYYDPQELNATIADIANWCGINVNDVQKVLNNLIKSGKIDVHTNTIKVRNLKEIQRQIDLKRKK; this is encoded by the coding sequence ATGGATAATATATATTCACATACAAAAAAATATGAAGCTGATGATATAATATTTTTGGAATATGAAACAGGTAATAAATTTTACATGGTTCAAAGCGGCTCTGTAAAAATAACCAAAGTAATAAAAGATGTAGAAAAATTATTAGATATAGTTTATCCAGGAGATTTCTTTGGAGAGATGGCTATACTTGAAGGTACAACAAGAAGTGCTTCTGCTATAGCAAATGAACCTACTACACTGCTTGAACTAACAAAAGAAAACTTCCAAACAATATTGGGAAATAATACAGCTATGGCATTAAAATTATCTAAAATGCTTGCCAAAAGAATATTTGATGCAAAGAGAAGATTATTAATACTTCAATTGCCTGAAACTGATTTAAGAGTTTATGATTGTCTATTATTATTAGCTGAACTTCAAAATATACCAAGAGACCATTATTATGACCCTCAAGAATTAAATGCTACTATAGCTGATATAGCTAATTGGTGCGGTATCAATGTTAATGATGTACAGAAAGTATTAAACAACTTGATTAAATCCGGTAAAATTGATGTACATACTAATACAATAAAGGTAAGAAACTTAAAAGAAATACAAAGACAAATAGACTTAAAAAGAAAAAAATAA
- a CDS encoding DUF2156 domain-containing protein, which translates to MLEFEPISLDKQKLYNKYFSITPEQSADYTFMNLFGLKDIYMLEWAFTEKLVWIRQRSPYTIYWAPVGDWFNTNFCNDMSPCEISKESIIRIPKELALFWDKYTKISVKEVRDEWEYLYDVDELINLSGKKFHNKKNLYNQFIKNDFEYKNIDIENEEMIKDIFEFEKKWEINEMQNNNEEIKTECEAFDKNKLLTHEVRAEADIMMINSLINNWKKIDGITGGAIYINKKIVAYTIADFTMRDTIVVHSERGDRDYKGSYQAINRLFLENNKRDGYKFVNREQDVGDLGLRKAKLSYNPVKFVEKYSGFCTGK; encoded by the coding sequence ATGCTTGAATTTGAACCTATAAGTTTAGATAAACAAAAATTATATAATAAATATTTTTCTATCACGCCAGAACAATCTGCTGATTATACTTTTATGAACCTTTTTGGTCTTAAAGATATATATATGCTAGAATGGGCTTTTACAGAAAAACTAGTATGGATTAGACAACGCTCGCCTTATACAATATATTGGGCTCCTGTTGGAGATTGGTTTAATACTAATTTTTGTAATGATATGAGTCCTTGTGAAATATCAAAAGAATCTATAATTAGAATACCTAAAGAGTTAGCTTTATTTTGGGATAAATATACTAAAATAAGCGTAAAAGAAGTGAGAGATGAATGGGAATATTTATATGATGTTGATGAATTAATTAATTTAAGCGGAAAAAAATTTCATAACAAAAAAAACTTATATAATCAATTTATAAAAAATGATTTTGAATATAAAAACATAGATATAGAAAATGAAGAGATGATTAAGGATATATTTGAGTTTGAAAAGAAGTGGGAAATAAATGAAATGCAAAACAATAACGAAGAAATAAAAACAGAATGCGAAGCTTTTGATAAAAATAAATTATTAACACATGAAGTTCGTGCTGAGGCAGATATTATGATGATAAATAGTCTTATAAATAATTGGAAAAAAATTGACGGAATCACTGGAGGAGCTATATATATAAATAAAAAAATCGTAGCATACACTATAGCAGATTTTACTATGAGAGATACTATAGTTGTGCATTCTGAAAGAGGAGATAGAGATTATAAAGGAAGTTATCAGGCTATAAACAGACTATTTTTAGAAAACAATAAAAGAGATGGATATAAGTTTGTAAACAGAGAGCAAGATGTTGGAGATTTGGGACTTAGAAAGGCTAAATTATCTTATAATCCTGTTAAGTTTGTGGAGAAATATTCTGGATTTTGCACTGGAAAATAA
- a CDS encoding tetratricopeptide repeat protein: MSINTKATKLSNLAEELLKKGINTEAVEALKRSIRLSNGEDMKSYLKIAITLFNNGDYEHAKVFLNTFLEYWMAAEAYFILGSISKKECKLQEAFEHYKKGVALYNGNDLVPYYEFLSLCSVLKEEDKGIDTAKYILKIDNRDRIALVFLANYFFANNKYKEAMKFYEVLVDNNLADYNDYHYYGVCLHELKDYKRAENMYLQALEMYPADSPETIALKNLRNRKLEDNYPNIEKSKKEYLENIKHSPKSSDYFHLGNIEFINGNYDKASEFYSKAKEIYLDKVCV; encoded by the coding sequence GTGTCTATCAATACTAAAGCTACAAAGTTGAGTAATCTTGCCGAAGAATTATTGAAGAAAGGAATTAATACTGAAGCAGTTGAGGCATTGAAAAGAAGTATTAGATTAAGTAATGGCGAAGATATGAAGTCTTATTTAAAGATAGCTATTACTTTGTTTAATAATGGTGATTATGAACATGCTAAAGTTTTCTTAAATACTTTCTTAGAATATTGGATGGCAGCTGAGGCTTATTTTATATTAGGCTCTATTTCCAAAAAAGAATGCAAGTTACAAGAGGCTTTTGAACATTATAAAAAGGGTGTTGCTTTATATAATGGAAATGACCTTGTTCCTTATTATGAGTTTTTATCTTTATGTAGTGTTTTAAAAGAAGAAGATAAGGGAATAGATACAGCTAAATATATATTAAAGATAGACAATAGAGATAGAATAGCTTTGGTATTTTTGGCTAATTATTTCTTTGCTAATAATAAATACAAAGAAGCTATGAAATTTTATGAGGTTTTAGTTGATAATAATTTAGCAGATTATAATGATTATCATTATTATGGAGTTTGTTTGCATGAGCTAAAAGATTATAAGAGGGCAGAAAACATGTATTTACAGGCTTTAGAAATGTATCCTGCTGACAGCCCTGAAACTATAGCTTTGAAAAATTTAAGAAATAGAAAATTAGAAGATAATTACCCTAATATAGAAAAGAGCAAAAAAGAATATTTAGAGAATATAAAACATTCTCCAAAATCAAGCGATTATTTCCATTTAGGAAACATTGAATTTATTAATGGTAATTATGATAAAGCTTCAGAGTTTTACTCTAAAGCTAAAGAAATTTATTTAGACAAAGTATGTGTTTGA